Genomic window (Tachysurus fulvidraco isolate hzauxx_2018 chromosome 20, HZAU_PFXX_2.0, whole genome shotgun sequence):
TATTGGCAACGACACACCCCCCTGTTAGCtagctcactctctctctctctctctctctctctctctctcccactctctctcagcTGCTACAGTACCTGAGCAGAAGACAGTCACTCTGGACGTAGACGTAAACAACCGCAGCGATCGTACCGAATGGTGTAGTTGCTATTACCATGGTAACTTCTCACCCAACACAGCTTTCGAGATCAAGCTGCACTGGATGGCCGTGACGGCAGCGGTTCTCTTCGAGATGGTCAGTAATCACATGGGAATCACCTCATAAGTACAAAAACAATTCTTAGGAAAGAAATCAATcactttatgttaataaaattgacattttcaaagaaaaatgaacagaatatgAAAAACCAAGAAAGACACTGGTAAAGTCTTTGcagggtcgtgtgtgtgtgtgtgtgtgtgtgtgtgtgtgtgtgtgtgtgtgtgtgtgtgtgtgtgtgttttgagcaCTATGAGATGTATTTTGGTGTTCTGGCAGGTTCAAGGCTGGCACAGGAAGGCAGCGTCATGCGGTTTTCTGCTGGTGCCGTCACTGGAGGTGCCGTTCGCTTTGCCCTCATATCTGTACGGAGACCCTCTGCGTGCTCAGCTCTTTATCCCCCTCAACATCCAGTGCCTGCTTAAAGACGCCAGCGAAAACCTGTTCGACGGTGAGAACTAAATTGCACACGTATCGCCAACGCATTTAAAATAACAAggaatgaaaacaaatcatgaGCTCAACAATCTAATAAATATACCAACAAATAAAAGGATAACAAACTAAAAGCTCAAAGTGTGAGATTCCCATTTGCACTGAATTTCAGCCCAAGGTATGTGTAGTTTGTGACACGATCAATTTTGTTTACCTCGAGGGTAAAATTGCGTCTCTTTTCCCTAACCTCTGGGTCGAACTTTGTTTTGGTTGGGTTTATAGTCAGGGCCCAGGTCTGACTGAAGGTATGCAGGACGTGGAGGTTCTGCTGTAGAGTCTCCTCTGTGGGAGACAGCAGGACCAGATCATCTGCATAGAGAAGGAACTTTATATCGGAGTCATATAGTGTGAGGCCGGGTGCTAGTGATTGTTCTAGTAATTTTGCCAATTCATTATTGTAGATGTTGAAGAGGGTTGGTGATAGTGGACAGCAATGACTAACACTGTGACTgagtcgagtcaagtcaagtcaagtcaagaagcttttatcgtcattacaaccatatatagctgtcgcagtacacagtgaaatgagatgacgtttctccaggatcagggtgctacataaaacaaagacagggctaaggacatgtaagtagtcttagccacataaagtgcaactgtgcaacctggtgcaaacagtgcaggacaagacaaacaagacagacaagacagtgcaggacaaaagacactgcagacataaagttacaagacaatacaaaaagtacaaaaaatgcaatacacagaAGACAGTAAACAGGAACAAAACAGCGCCGACAGAccggtgtatatacagtatgtgtatatactgtgtgtgtgtataatgtatgtatatactgtgtgtgtataatgtgtgtgaatactgtgtgtgaatactgtgtgtgtataatgtgtgtgtatactgtgtgtgtatactgtgtgtgtatactgtgtgtgtataatgtgtgtgtatactgtgtgtatatactgtgtgtatatactgtgtgagaatactgaatgttcaaacaatatttcatgcagtaacattagaatgaacacaatttcttagcagcaggtccttgggataatatatagagttgtgcaaaaaacagcaaatgactgaaatattgtatagtatgtgtgtaaaggctgagatattgtacaatatgtgcaaaaacagcagaaaagtgtgcaaaacagtgtgtgtgttttgtgagggtcagAATAAAGACTGAGTCTTTATTTCCAAATTTAATCGTCCAAATTTTATGATATCGTATGTTTTAATCTTCATTTCAGTCAGGATCACTTGAGTCAATTCTtcgaaattttttatttgcaagcttataaaatgtacatttggcagtatggctctgttctgaattcccccatccttttcatgagctccatgaaagctattcagggaacagcagcagcttctggggacaatctcccatttaacTGGGAAGGAGAAAGACAAAATCCCCaccatttagaacagagcctgcatcagtgacaacagaatgacactgattaagttaaacacaaagtttcaaggggaggaggtgggttgcagcaatgcagaggaaacagccaagcagacagactgaaaaatgcatttaaataaggcgccctgtttgaaagggaccaatagcgcgcttaggattcagatcagctgatgggcggggttagaaaatctGACATCAGccgatagccgagcttgactatgtggcctgcctgaactgacgctgaacgctatatttgTGATCTGTTTGTCTGAGCATTTCATCCAAAATGCTATCTGGTCCAcctgcttttttgttttgcaagGCCTGGATTTTCAGTCAGTTCTTCTGTAATGGTGAAGTCTAATGGGTTTTGGTATTTACCAATTGTATGTTCCATAGTCATctttttttcatacatttgggtttattttgttataaaataatgattattatacaaaattatttttcCGAACGTCTCCATGTTGTAAAGCTGCTTGTTCAGGTTCCATTGTAAAATGCCAATTGTGCCAGAAAGGGTTAGAATTTAGAGATTTCTCAATAGACTGAAGCTGATTTTGGACGTACTGTTCTCTCGTCCTTCTGAGCGTATTTTTATATCGTTCAAGTTGCTTAGAAAATTGATGGCGTaggttttctgtgttttctaTTAGATAAATGTCTTAATTTTGTTCTCTTCATTGGCCAAATGAATATTCTTAGAGATTTTGAGGTTAGATAATGTAGCCAAATtgatatacagtgatccctcgtttatcgcggtcaatggggaccggaacccctcgtgATAgatgaaaatccgcgaagtaggattggccctaagtttgaccttttcactgatggtcatcatcttcctcttcctcttcggctcactagaggaatctttcgcaggggcacggcgcttaggaggcatcgtaagggcttaaagAAAAGttcatttcgaacacaatacgcgagacacagttgacagcgtgaatgAGAGTggtgagatacaacaagggaagaggctgggagaggatgcgatgatgcccctctctttttctctttctgtatctATCTGTCTTATACTATCccactctctgtatctctccatctctctctctctctctctctacaactctctccatctttcctctctttctgagatgatttgaaCGATTCTGATCCCTCAGTCTCTCATTCAGGTTTTGAACCAGAGACGTACTGGGACCGGATGCAGCTCTTCCAGGAAGCCATTCTTTACaggtacaaaatgtacaaacaaaCTAACACATTTTTCTGTTCTGAGTCTTCTGACTTCCACCTTCTCTGTTCATCAGGTTCGGCTTCGTTCAGGATAAATTTTCTGCCTCTGCCTTCAGCTTCCCTGCGGAAAACAAGCCGCAGTACATCCACGTCAcaggtaaaatattttttacatttatgtctCAAACAAAGCTCAGAGTGTAAAAATTGAGGAATGAGTCCAAGTACGTGTCTTGAAAAAGGTGGTTGTGATGTGAACTaaaggacaaaaacaaatcatgtgACTAGGCAGCACATGGAGATTTTCTATTATTTCCAGTGGGCTAGCTAACGGATTTAGTATCAAGTACAGTTCAGGAACAGGAACCGTAGTGTGTGCACGGAGGCCTAACTCATTTAAACGCATACCAAAACCCCACCCACTTTCCTGTCTGGTCTCTGACTCCGTATATTATATTCTGTTTGTTCAGGCACGGTGTTCATGCAGTTGCCGTACTCGAAGAGGAAGTACCCGAGCGGTCAGCAGCGCCGCCGTCGTAACTCCGCCTCCTCGGCCAGTCAGAGTCTGTTTGGCCCCGAAGAGCACGTCGGCTACCACTGGGCCTACAACACCATGCTGACCAAAGCGTGGCGCACCGGCGTCCTGGGAGACGAAAAGCTGGCAGAGCGTCTCCTCCGAGACTTCACCGACTTCTGCTCCAACAAGGACAACCGTCTCATGAGCTTCTGGGAGAACTGTGTAGAGAAAATGAATTCCAGCGCCCCATGAGAGACACTGACGCTAACACTgatatttataaacactgagttcACAGCTTAATCTGGTCCAATCAAATTAGAGCACAGTCTGTAACTAAGTCCTGATTGGTGCTTTACAGTAATGAGAGGAAATAAAGGACTCCATCAACAGCCTGGAGTTTTAGTGTCTGCAGAAGATTCTGCATTGCCTCCGGAAAGAAGAAGCACAATCCTGAAGATCCACGGAGAATACCCCAGGGTTCGATCAGTCAGCCTCTTAGGGGGTTAATTTGCATTCGATTAAACTAAAACACATTGCACCagattttaaattagatttaaaggaaacacaagatgtttttttttagcccaaTGTTCAATTCCTCAACAGTCTGAAGAgccactgtacagtatatttacttTATGGTCAGAATGGAGCCCCTCAGCACTTTTTTGAGAAAGAAGGACCTTCTCATGGGTCCTTGAATTTTTCCCcttggggattaataaagtactcAGCTCAATTTTCTTTCCATGATAGAACTCACAACCCAGCATTATTAAATTTATTCCTATAGGTGTCAACTGGAATCTAATGACTTTTCATTGGCTTTTTATTGGCTCACTGAAAATGAACCTTTTGTGGGAAATACACACAGATGGTATTAGAGAAATTGCAATCATACTCAGTttgggctgtttttttttttttgtcgatAACAAATATGAGAATATGATAAAACCGCTCTGATGCTGCAAGCATACTGTGAACAGGGTTTAGATTCAAATTAATGTGTAACATAAGCAATAGTTCCACCTTTCCACATTTTTCCCCGTTTGCATTTTATCATCTCAAGTACacataaatactaaataatatttaGTCGATGCCACTTCACTGCTCCGGACTCCTGgttcctgagcttgggttacagTCTATTTGGAGTTTTGCACATTTTCCAAATGTTCACATGAATTTCCTCAAGGTTCTCCGGTTTTCTTCCTCCTGGCAAAAACATGAAGGGATGAATGTGTGTGGGCCACATTCTGACACTCCCATATGGGGTAATATGGGGTAAATTCTCTCACCATGCTCCCAGTCTTTCTGTGACAGGCGCCTGActagaatataataaataattggaataataaataatgttaagaTGATAATGACGGGGGGTCTGGAGTTCAGTCTGTGTTTCCCGTTCATGctaaaggtgttcagttgggttgagtcagagtcggggctcagtgcaggatcctcgagttcttccactccgaTGTTAACGTGTCATGTCTGcatggagctcaggggctttgtgcacaggagcatagTCATGTTGGGTCTGATTACTTTCAGTGAAGAGATTGTAACAGTTTAAGGAAGCAACCTATATGGGTATGAttgtcaggggtgcacatacttttggcctaTAGTGTAAGTATGTgattcaaacaaacacacacacgcctatcAGAGTAGCATCATTTTACTATGAACACTGCAACGACAGTagcactgcgcatgcgcagtccTGCACCTCGTTCTTGGCTATTTTTAGAACGTGACGTCACCCATGAAATAGCCCGAGCCCAGGCTCCGCCCCTTTCCCCCAAGCAGGATTGACAGCAGGACGCTgcagcagagagaaagacaggagaAGAGGACAGAAAACACGGCTTGGGAGGGACAAATAAGCGAGGCTTTAGTTGACCAGTGTTAATAAAAGAAGTGTTGAGAGATGGCAGACAGAGAGCAGCTCATCCAGAGGGCTCGGCTGGCCGAACAGGCGGAACGCTACGATGACATGGCCGCCGCCATGAAGCTGGTGAGTGACAACAATCCCTCTGTATCCTCGTTTTAACAATACACTCACTAGCTGTGCCGAAGACACGTTTCAATCCTTGTGATCGTTATGATTTATGCATCGAATCTAACAGCATCACACAATGCAATGCAGCAACACTGTATTGCAGCTGCTGTTGCTTTACCTTACCGCGGGTTGCCAGATTCATGCTAGTATACACGTTTAATTAGATTTAAATCACATGCGCGAAACTTACaattttaaaagacattttgatGCTTCACGCTTGATTTCTAACAACACGTCAATATCCCTGTATATATACGCAGTGTGACAAGTTAAAAAATATTAGAACGATATTTgttcaatctggcaaccccgTCTTTTGTCGTCGCTGGAGCATCTCTTTGTGATGGTTGTGTGTCATAATAAgatgataaataatatatactcattctttttctcttctgcttTTACAAATATTATGTTTTGTATCGTTTTACACGTCACCGTTACACGTTACTGCAGTTGAATTgtgacaataacaataaattattaaatctcTAAATGTTTTTATGCTTTGTTTGGTAATAATAAAGTTTGATTGCTGTTGTGAGAATATGAGATGTGTGAGCATCTGTCCATCATCTGCAGCAtggtaaagaaataaataaataactattttCATCCGCGCATAAAAGGATGCTCAAATCCACAAATGATGCAATGTTTAGGTCTGTCTTAAAAACCTATGATAAAATATACTGAATTTTTCTGACAGCATGAGACCGCTCTTTTTATGTtcttctgttgtttgtttttttgtttgtttttttaatataaatattcttcatatttctttctttccccctTGGATCTCATCCTTCATCCTGATGCACCAAGCGTGCAGTCTCTCCCTTGACATTGGACGCAAGGTCGGGGTGATCGTTAAATCAGAATTATAATATAGGCTttcatataattaaaaaaatgaacatttttaaccAATTTAATATTTTCCTTGATGGTTAATGATCTTATAGTATATTTTGTGCTGTATTTGAACTGAAAAGGAACCTTTCCTGAACCCTGCTTGACTAAGCAGATTAACAAGACTGTGCTGGTTGTTAAAGATGATTTGTCTGAAATAAGcagatttacattttacaaggTATCTCAAGAtggataaacacaacacagaaactCTGTAGGAACATAGATCTTCATCCTGAAAGGAATACGGGAGTAGTAATTATTTTACCGTGTGAACAAAAGTGATATTGCATAAGAAATCTCACAAAATAATTGCTTCTTCCATTTACTTCAGTGTAATTTAATGTTACATACAATTATAggatgtgtaaatatataaaggTTTTCCCAGACGAGTgtgactttatttaaaaaaaaaaaaaaaaatctggcaacccataTGCAAGCCATTGAGAGATCTGAAAAGGTTTGAGGTACAGGGGTCAAAGGTTTTAATGTAATGTCagagcgatagatagatagatagatagatagatagatagatagatagatgtgcgACTTGACCCTACATTCACACTAGTAAGCGACAAATCGTTTCTGACTTGGATTTTGTCTTGTGTAGAGATTGTTACTCTTGTTGCATGTGGGTGTGGCTTGTTCAACATTTCCTCTGTGAATTATCGGTAGCTAACTAAGTTCAAATATTCGTGTAAAAATCGGCTGTTTGATTTATATGTTGCTCAAATTCATACTAGCATCGTTGGATTAAGAATGCAAGCTAGCTGTTTTAGCTACATACGCTCACCTGAAATGACccctatcttttttttaatgttctttatAATCTCCCAGTTCATGTTTAAAGAGAAGACATGTTAATGCCACGGTTATACATTCTTCTTCCGTTTTGTGTGTCAGACAATAAACTAATGGTTAGATATAGACTTAAACAAATGTTTAGATTTAGACAAGAAACTTTAGACATGAGTGCTGAGATGTTTTCAGGGGGTTTACTTAGAGGCAATGTCTCAAATTCAGCCTTTGTTTCCTCCCCTCAGGTGACGGAGTTGAATGAGCCGCTGTCAAACGAGGACCGCAACCTGCTGTCAGTGGCGTATAAGAATGTGGTGGGCGCTCGACGCTCGTCATGGCGCGTCACCTCCAGCATCGAACAGAAGACGGCAGCACAGGATGGTGGCGAGAAGAAGCTGGAGCTTGTTCGCGCCTACCGTGAAACCATTGAGAAGGAGCTGGAGGGCGTGTGCCAGGATGTCCTGTCGCTGCTGGACAGCTACCTCATCAAGAGCTGTGACGAGAGCCAACTGGAGAGCAAAGTCTTCTACCTGAAGATGAAGGGTGACTATCAACGCTACCTGGCTGAGGTGGGCACCGGAGAGAAGCGCGCTTCTGCCGTCGCCGCCTCCGAGGCCGCCTACAAAGAGGCGTTCGACATTGCCAAAAACATGGCGCCAACGCACCCCATTCGCCTCGGCCTGGCCCTCAACTTCTCTGTCTTCTACTATGAGATCCAGAACGCGCCTGAGCAGGCATGCCAGTTGGCCAAGGAGGCGTTTGATGAGGCCATCGGACACCTGGACAATCTGAACGAGGACTCGTACAAGGACTCCACGCTCATCATGCAGCTGCTCAGGGACAACCTGACCCTGTGGACCAGCGACCAGCAGGACAGTGAAGGAGGGGAGGCTAACAACTGAGCCGTTCCTCTCTCTGTTAGAGCTCTAGCTAGCTGTAGTTGACGTCGAATTTCCTCTTAATAAATGTCTTCACCTGTTGTTTCTCTTCTATTTCTGTAGTGTCAATTCCATCCATTTGTTGTAtgcaaatattatgtaaatGAGCGTATCTTATTCATTCTACATGTTTCGGTACTCGCGTCTTCAAGCATAGCGGGTACAGAATATTTATAAAACTATCATAACACCAAGACGACGTGCGTGGCAGTAGCTAGCTTTCACTCTTCCTGCTGGCTAACTTTTCCTCATGTTATCATTATCTGTTTTACCTGTTAGCTACCATTAGCTCTGTATTAGCTGTAACTACACTAGCTAACACTGCTAACATGATCAAACCTGATCtaagtttttattttggttaaTGTTAGTTATGTAGCAAAGCTGTTAAGCTAAACTTATAAGCTAATGTTACAGCTAGCATGCTAAAAAATGTTAAGCTTTTACCATTTGACACAGAAGGACATTTTAATGTCAATCTGAGCTAATGCTGAATAAATTAGCTGATGTTAGATAGCTGTTAGCTTCTGATGATTtgatttttaaacaatattcaGGTCTAATCTAACATCCTCTATTTTCCACAGGTTAACATGATCTTCTCTCCCATAATTTTAACACAACACTAGCTATCATGATGTGAGCTAGCATTAGCAAACATTAATTCTACAATCCTCATCAGGCAACAGCCAAAAATGTTGCACTATTTTGATACTGACTTGCTAGCtttaaacacatactgtataagggcCTAATTAGCTTGTTAGTTATTATGGCAGTACTAGTTAGCTTTCCTCTCCAACAGCATTTGACATTTACAACCAACCAAATCTGCTAACAAATTAGTTCATGTTGATAATACTGTTGTCGTGTAATTAAAGCCAGGCGCCAAAATAACTAGCACTGGGTTAACTAACACTAAacttttgtagtttaaatgaattgCCAACCTGACTAGAAGGTTATCTAGCATGAAATTAACATGGGATTGGTATTGAAGCTAGTTTTGTTAGCAAATGTTAGGTCACTTACTGTACTATTTTGCTAGCATTGGTTTCCCTGTTAATTGGTAACAAATTTAGCAGTAATCAGTTTTGCTAGCAAACTAGCTTGTGTTGAGTTAAATAGTAAGGGTGTGAAATAAACCAAAGCCTAATTTGCTCGGAATATAAAAAGCCAGTTCTGAAAGTCTGCTACCATGCAAACTAGCACCAAGTTAACTACTTGTTTTACCAAGTTTGCTAGCAGAATCAAGCTAGCACTGAATAACTATAAATTGTGCAAATGCGAGCAGTATATTGCTACACAGCTAGCGAAGAATAGACTAGCTATAATTGtgtaatttaaacaaatatccTAGCTGGCTATCAAGTTAAGCTAGCACTGAATAACTATAAACTGCTTTGCTTGCATGGGCATATCTGGGAACTTGTACTTTGAACTAGCAGCTAGGTTTGATAACACGCCAGCTAAGATTAGCTTAGCTATGAATTGTGACGTAAAAACTTGGTCATTGGATAACAATGGTgtaaagtcaaagtcaagttttTTAGCAAGTTAAAAAACCTCAAAGCTATGTTTGTTAGCAAGCTAGCCAGTTGTATACAATAGGTATTCAAGATAACAAGCTAGCAGTGCTGAGGTAAATTGTGACTCAGTTGGATGTATATACACcattcagaaatgtttttggTTTAACAGATGATTAGATGATGAGAATATTAGCGACTTTTTGGAAATTGGCTTAACATTTGCGAAAGGTTTGGATGGAAAGTTCGCTCATGACATCCCCCGCGTCTTTCTTCTTCACTCACTGGTGATTAGCACCCTGCTCtctgagtgtcagtgtgttctCTATCAAGGACTCGCGCTCTCTCTAGAGCTTCTTCATTAACACTGAAttatgagattgtgtgtgtgtgtgtgtgtgtgtgtgtgtactgtttgtgGCTCTGTGCAGTCAAGCCAAGTTGTTTGATCACATCATCTGttactgcttgtgtgtgtgtgtaagacagagagaaagaacatcATTAAAGACATTACCACAGGAACTGGAGGTGAATTTGTGTTGCTTCATTATAGAATCCCAGAAGGTTAgcatgtctctctctatctatctaactttctcactcacttgctccctcactctctcccacctgTGTCTTTGTCTCCCCCTGTCTGTTAAGTAGTTAagtattctctcttttttctctttccatcTAAACAGTTCAGTATCTCTCATGTCTGGTTTCTGCTACCAGATGATTTCTGAGTCCCAGTTTGGTCTAAAATGTTTGTGGCTTCAGtgcataataaacacacaaaacacaacactgtccTGGCTGACTGACGACACTGTCACTACACTTCATCACTACAGGTGGacatgtttaattattaatttttttattttggggttTGATGCAGTAGAGGAACAGTTGATGCaccatataaaacattttattttgttcagtatAAATCCACAGTCAAAAGAGTTCGATTTATTGATGTAGTCAGTGGTACTGGAGTTAAAGTGATGTGCCATCATACTGTGTTAAATTTCTCCACCAAAAATCCCTCGAATACCCAACGTGACGTCTTCACCCTTCTATTGGTTACTAATGATAACCCCATGTTTTTATAATCCGTTGGCAGGAAAGCTGACTTTTATAAGCGTGAACTAAAGAACAGATAAACTTCAGGGTCATGTTGAGTGATACGGATCAGCATGTTGTGTAAGACCTGATAACTCTCACTGTGCACTCTGACACGCAGTGTTCACCTACGAGGTGTCCTCTAATTAAAGGTGGGGATTTTTCCTAtttggttgtgtccatgttcaatATTAAACGTCTTTCaaatgtctcactccacagtggtgttaatacgAAGCTCATccgaaagtagacactcaggacttcatcgatatttcatttttatctagcatactaggggcaatatattcatagaaaatatCAAAAAAGTGTACCGGTAAAAAGAGATAAAACGTTTATTATTaggctgttgctatagaaacattaGTATTAGAATTAGctgaactacagtcagagctgctgacaGAAAATCAATAGAGAAAATCATAGAGAATCAGcgtcgaccaatcagattcaagaactTAGCAGTGGTATATATGAATTCATTTCTCTtgcaaatgcatttttttaaccaATATAGTTTAGTTTTCTGTTAATAATTGCACAATTTTCCActcaaatatttgtatttttaagtaaacagTGATagcaaacccatttctgctctcaaaaagtaaaaaaattgatcttcaaccactaaaatccCAACAGAAGGAAAAATATAGTTCTCACATTAAAATCTAAGAGTtctcattcattttatattagaCTTGTGGtgattaaataatttttgtttaaactgattgaaaatgttttaGAAAGTATACAGAATGGAAAGCCAGTGTGCTGGTAAAAGGAGTTAATTCTTTTGTAGACAGGTTGtaaattcttgattctgattggtcaggatttTCTAGAAGTTTTCCAATCAAGCCTACGACTAACAATTAAATGTGTCCTGGTCCTTAATATGAAATTGGGCCTTGAGAAGTGGCTTGAGTACCGGAGGCTAGCCGCTGGCTCCTCCTTCAATGGCGAGCCCTGCCTTTAGCTGGACAGGAGATGGTGAAGTGCCCTGCCTCGCCATAGTACAGACAGAGATCGTTGGCCCGGCGTCTCTCCTTCTTGGCCGAGGACAGGCGGTGACGATCTATCTCCATGGGTTGGGAGAAGGGTGTGCATGTGATCGACCAGGGGGTGCTGATTAAAGCGGGCTGGGTGTCCCTCCTTTTCTTGTTCATTTATTCGGCGATCGATCCGGGTAGCCAGACAAATCTGGTCGTCAAGCTTGTAGGGAAGATCATGTGCGGCGAGTTCATCCTTCACCTGGGTAGTTCGGCCTCGGTAGAAGGCTTCTTAGATTGCTGTGGGGTTCCATCTACTGCCCCCGGTGGCCATGCGGAAGTCCACGACATACTCAGCCACCGAGCGGGTCCCCTGGGATGACTGGCCTAACTGGACGACTGTAT
Coding sequences:
- the ywhah gene encoding 14-3-3 protein eta codes for the protein MADREQLIQRARLAEQAERYDDMAAAMKLVTELNEPLSNEDRNLLSVAYKNVVGARRSSWRVTSSIEQKTAAQDGGEKKLELVRAYRETIEKELEGVCQDVLSLLDSYLIKSCDESQLESKVFYLKMKGDYQRYLAEVGTGEKRASAVAASEAAYKEAFDIAKNMAPTHPIRLGLALNFSVFYYEIQNAPEQACQLAKEAFDEAIGHLDNLNEDSYKDSTLIMQLLRDNLTLWTSDQQDSEGGEANN